The following proteins are co-located in the Apis mellifera strain DH4 linkage group LG11, Amel_HAv3.1, whole genome shotgun sequence genome:
- the mGlutR1 gene encoding metabotropic glutamate receptor 1 (The RefSeq protein has 2 substitutions compared to this genomic sequence), whose product MRWINRDGEKWKGKMSQRPLARMLALLVSLHRLSIYSGGSDWRVAGRSESVVIPGDIVLGGLFPVHEKGGASCGPNVYNRGVQRLEAMLFAVDQINRDEDILPGITIGVHILDTCGRDTYALNQSLHFVRASLSNLDMSVLECADRSAPRVKKTASAGPIFGVIGGSYSSVSLQVANLLRLFHIPQISPASTAKALSDKTRFDYFARTVPPDTFQSIALVDVVKSANWSYVSTVYSEGSYGEYGIEVFTREATERNVCIAAAVKVPSAADDRMFDDIIQRLSKKANARAVVLFTRAEDARGILEAARRSNLSQPFQWLASDGWGRQIKLVEGLEEEAEGAITVELQSENIPGFDDYMASLTPDTNRRNPWFSEYWEEVFDCLLKKERNGPTQTTLNATTLFCPPNLRLTSERGYEQESKVQFVVDAVYAFALALHNLQKDVCSKLKGLCPSMANYDRGVFYKNYLLNVSFIDAAGSEVKFDEHGDGLARYEILNFRKSEHNGTNGYQYQVVGKWFNSLDIRTEELIWARGTKDIPISACSLPCEPGMIKKQQGDTCCWVCDQCEEYEYVYDEYTCMDCGPGKWPHEDKRGCYQLAINHIRWNSAFAIAPAVISCLGIVATMAVACLLFHHRDTPVVRASGRELTIILLAGVLVCYLNTFLLLATPTTVTCILQRFGVGVSFSAVYGALLTKTNRIARIFDSASRTAVRPRYISPASQVCIAAALIALQIVLTLVWMIIEPPGTRFFYPDRKQVILKCNIQDMSFLFSQLYNALLILISTVYAVKTRKIPENFNESKFIGFTMYTTCIIWLAFVPIYFGTGNAHETQITTLCVAISLSATVTLVCLYSPKIYIILFQPDKNIRRKVTMGDKSKKQGSSAGTSSITKYTGCELTSESMPLQSALTAAVQTSVGVTEISLASNASSKTNNEQVAQL is encoded by the exons ATGAGATGGATAAATAGAGACGGGGAGAAGTGGAAAGGAAAGATGAGCCAGCGGCCCCTCGCCCGGATGTTGGCGCTGCTCGTGTCCCTTCACCGGCTCTCCATATATTCCGGGGGCAGCGATTGGAGGGTGGCTGGTAGGAGCGAGTCGGTGGTGATCCCGGGGGACATTGTGCTGGGCGGTTTGTTCCCCGTCCACGAGAAGGGGGGCGCCTCGTGCGGGCCGAACGTGTACAACCGGGGGGTGCAGCGGCTCGAGGCTATGCTGTTCGCCGTCGACCAGATAAACAGGGACGAGGATATATTACCCGGGATCACTATAGGGGTGCACATTTTGGACACGTGCGGACGGGACACGTACGCCCTTAACCAGAGCCTGCACTTCGTGAGGGCGTCGTTGTCGAACTTGGACATGAGCGTGCTCGAGTGCGCGGACAGATCGGCGCCAAGGGTCAAGAAGACGGCGAGCGCCGGACCGATATTCGGCGTGATAGGGGGCTCTTACAGTTCCGTGTCGTTGCAGGTTGCGAATCTGCTCAGACTGTTCCACATACCCCAGATCTCGCCCGCATCCACAGCCAAGGCGCTCAGCGACAAGACCAG GTTCGACTATTTCGCGAGGACGGTTCCACCGGACACGTTCCAATCGATCGCGTTGGTGGACGTGGTGAAGAGCGCCAACTGGTCCTACGTCTCGACCGTCTACTCGGAGGGCAGTTACGGTGAATACGGGATCGAGGTGTTCACGAGGGAGGCGACCGAGCGGAACGTGTGCATAGCGGCCGCTGTCAAAGTGCCGAGCGCGGCCGACGATCGCATGTTCGACGACATAATCCAAAGATTGAGCAAGAAGGCGAACGCACGGGCCGTGGTGCTGTTCACGCGTGCCGAGGACGCGAGGGGGATCCTCGAGGCTGCGAGGAGGTCGAACCTGAGCCAGCCGTTCCAATGGTTGGCCAGCGACGGTTGGGGCAGGCAGATCAAGCTGGTCGAGGGCCTCGAGGAGGAGGCCGAGGGCGCCATCACGGTCGAGCTCCAATCCGAGAATATTCCCGGCTTCGACGACTACATGGCCTCCCTGACCCCCGACACCAATCGTCGAAACCCGTGGTTCAGCGAGTATTGGGAGGAGGTGTTCGACTGCCTCCTCAAAAAGGAACGGAACGGGCCAACCCAAACCACCCTGAACGCCACAACGCTCTTCTGCCCCCCCAACCTCAGATTAACCTCCGAAAGGGGTTACGAGCAAGAGTCCAAAGTCCAATTCGTGGTGGACGCGGTGTACGCGTTCGCGTTGGCCCTCCACAACCTCCAGAAGGACGTGTGTTCCAAACTCAAGGGTCTCTGCCCCTCCATGGCCAACTACGACCGTGGCGTCTTCTACAGGAATTACCTCCTCAACGTCTCCTTCATAG ACGCGGCGGGAAGCGAGGTGAAGTTCGACGAGCACGGAGACGGATTGGCGCGATACGAGATTCTCAACTTTCGAAAATCGGAACACAACGGCACCAACGGTTATCAGTATCAG GTGGTGGGGAAATGGTTCAACTCGCTGGACATCCGCACCGAGGAGCTGATCTGGGCACGAGGTACCAAGGATATACCGATCTCCGCGTGCTCCCTACCTTGCGAGCCAGGTATGATAAAGAAGCAACAGGGTGACACTTGTTGCTGGGTGTGCGACCAGTGCGAGGAGTACGAGTACGTGCACGACGAGTACACCTGCATGGACTGCGGGCCTGGAAAATGGCCGCACGAGGACAAGAGAGGTTGCTACCAGTTGGCGATCAATCACATCAGGTGGAACAGCGCGTTCGCGATCGCCCCTGCTGTGATCTCGTGCCTGGGTATCGTGGCAACTATGGCGGTCGCGTGCCTCCTGTTCCACCACAGGGACACACCTGTGGTGAGGGCGTCCGGCCGCGAGCTGACCATCATCCTGCTGGCGGGGGTACTCGTCTGCTATTTGAACACGTTCCTCCTCTTGGCCACGCCCACCACCGTCACCTGCATACTGCAAAGGTTCGGTGTTGGTGTGAGCTTCAGCGCCGTGTACGGGGCGCTGCTGACCAAGACGAACAGGATCGCGAGGATTTTCGACTCGGCGTCGAGAACCGCGGTCAGACCTAGGTACATCAGTCCCGCGTCCCAAGTGTGCATCGCGGCAGCTCTCATCGCATTACAG atcGTGCTGACGCTGGTGTGGATGATCATCGAGCCGCCGGGCACGAGATTCTTCTATCCGGATCGTAAGCAAGTGATTCTCAAATGCAACATTCAGGATATGAGCTTCCTTTTCTCCCAGTTGTACAACGCGTTGCTGATCCTGATCTCGACCGTGTACGCGGTGAAGACGCGGAAAATACCGGAGAACTTCAACGAGAGCAAGTTCATCGGCTTCACCATGTACACAACCTGCATCATATGGCTGGCGTTCGTCCCGATATACTTTGGTACCGGGAACGCGCACGAGACACAGATCACCACTCTCTGCGTTGCCATCAGCCTGAGCGCGACCGTCACACTCGTTTGCCTTTATTCCCCCAAGATATACATCATCCTCTTCCAACCGGACAAAAATATCCGGAGGAAGGTCACCATGGGAGACAAATCGAAAAAACAGGGAAGCAGCGCCGGCACCTCTTCCATCACCAAAT atACGGGATGCGAGCTGACCAGCGAGAGCATGCCGCTTCAAAGCGCGCTCACGGCAGCGGTGCAAACGTCGGTAGGAGTGACGGAGATCTCCTTGGCATCGAACGCATCGAGCAAAACTAATAACGAGCAAGTGGCGCAGCTGTAG
- the mGlutR1 gene encoding metabotropic glutamate receptor 1 isoform X1, protein MRWINRDGEKWKGKMSQRPLARMLALLVSLHRLSIYSGGSDWRVAGRSESVVIPGDIVLGGLFPVHEKGGASCGPNVYNRGVQRLEAMLFAVDQINRDEDILPGITIGVHILDTCGRDTYALNQSLHFVRASLSNLDMSVLECADRSAPRVKKTASAGPIFGVIGGSYSSVSLQVANLLRLFHIPQISPASTAKALSDKTRFDYFARTVPPDTFQSIALVDVVKSANWSYVSTVYSEGSYGEYGIEVFTREATERNVCIAAAVKVPSAADDRMFDDIIQRLSKKANARAVVLFTRAEDARGILEAARRSNLSQPFQWLASDGWGRQIKLVEGLEEEAEGAITVELQSENIPGFDDYMASLTPDTNRRNPWFSEYWEEVFDCLLKKERNGPTQTTLNATTLFCPPNLRLTSERGYEQESKVQFVVDAVYAFALALHNLQKDVCSKLKGLCPSMANYDRGVFYRNYLLNVSFIDAAGSEVKFDEHGDGLARYEILNFRKSEHNGTNGYQYQVVGKWFNSLDIRTEELIWARGTKDIPISACSLPCEPGMIKKQQGDTCCWVCDQCEEYEYVHDEYTCMDCGPGKWPHEDKRGCYQLAINHIRWNSAFAIAPAVISCLGIVATMAVACLLFHHRDTPVVRASGRELTIILLAGVLVCYLNTFLLLATPTTVTCILQRFGVGVSFSAVYGALLTKTNRIARIFDSASRTAVRPRYISPASQVCIAAALIALQIVLTLVWMIIEPPGTRFFYPDRKQVILKCNIQDMSFLFSQLYNALLILISTVYAVKTRKIPENFNESKFIGFTMYTTCIIWLAFVPIYFGTGNAHETQITTLCVAISLSATVTLVCLYSPKIYIILFQPDKNIRRKVTMGDKSKKQGSSAGTSSITKYTGCELTSESMPLQSALTAAVQTSVGVTEISLASNASSKTNNEQVAQL, encoded by the exons ATGAGATGGATAAATAGAGACGGGGAGAAGTGGAAAGGAAAGATGAGCCAGCGGCCCCTCGCCCGGATGTTGGCGCTGCTCGTGTCCCTTCACCGGCTCTCCATATATTCCGGGGGCAGCGATTGGAGGGTGGCTGGTAGGAGCGAGTCGGTGGTGATCCCGGGGGACATTGTGCTGGGCGGTTTGTTCCCCGTCCACGAGAAGGGGGGCGCCTCGTGCGGGCCGAACGTGTACAACCGGGGGGTGCAGCGGCTCGAGGCTATGCTGTTCGCCGTCGACCAGATAAACAGGGACGAGGATATATTACCCGGGATCACTATAGGGGTGCACATTTTGGACACGTGCGGACGGGACACGTACGCCCTTAACCAGAGCCTGCACTTCGTGAGGGCGTCGTTGTCGAACTTGGACATGAGCGTGCTCGAGTGCGCGGACAGATCGGCGCCAAGGGTCAAGAAGACGGCGAGCGCCGGACCGATATTCGGCGTGATAGGGGGCTCTTACAGTTCCGTGTCGTTGCAGGTTGCGAATCTGCTCAGACTGTTCCACATACCCCAGATCTCGCCCGCATCCACAGCCAAGGCGCTCAGCGACAAGACCAG GTTCGACTATTTCGCGAGGACGGTTCCACCGGACACGTTCCAATCGATCGCGTTGGTGGACGTGGTGAAGAGCGCCAACTGGTCCTACGTCTCGACCGTCTACTCGGAGGGCAGTTACGGTGAATACGGGATCGAGGTGTTCACGAGGGAGGCGACCGAGCGGAACGTGTGCATAGCGGCCGCTGTCAAAGTGCCGAGCGCGGCCGACGATCGCATGTTCGACGACATAATCCAAAGATTGAGCAAGAAGGCGAACGCACGGGCCGTGGTGCTGTTCACGCGTGCCGAGGACGCGAGGGGGATCCTCGAGGCTGCGAGGAGGTCGAACCTGAGCCAGCCGTTCCAATGGTTGGCCAGCGACGGTTGGGGCAGGCAGATCAAGCTGGTCGAGGGCCTCGAGGAGGAGGCCGAGGGCGCCATCACGGTCGAGCTCCAATCCGAGAATATTCCCGGCTTCGACGACTACATGGCCTCCCTGACCCCCGACACCAATCGTCGAAACCCGTGGTTCAGCGAGTATTGGGAGGAGGTGTTCGACTGCCTCCTCAAAAAGGAACGGAACGGGCCAACCCAAACCACCCTGAACGCCACAACGCTCTTCTGCCCCCCCAACCTCAGATTAACCTCCGAAAGGGGTTACGAGCAAGAGTCCAAAGTCCAATTCGTGGTGGACGCGGTGTACGCGTTCGCGTTGGCCCTCCACAACCTCCAGAAGGACGTGTGTTCCAAACTCAAGGGTCTCTGCCCCTCCATGGCCAACTACGACCGTGGCGTCTTCTACAGGAATTACCTCCTCAACGTCTCCTTCATAG ACGCGGCGGGAAGCGAGGTGAAGTTCGACGAGCACGGAGACGGATTGGCGCGATACGAGATTCTCAACTTTCGAAAATCGGAACACAACGGCACCAACGGTTATCAGTATCAG GTGGTGGGGAAATGGTTCAACTCGCTGGACATCCGCACCGAGGAGCTGATCTGGGCACGAGGTACCAAGGATATACCGATCTCCGCGTGCTCCCTACCTTGCGAGCCAGGTATGATAAAGAAGCAACAGGGTGACACTTGTTGCTGGGTGTGCGACCAGTGCGAGGAGTACGAGTACGTGCACGACGAGTACACCTGCATGGACTGCGGGCCTGGAAAATGGCCGCACGAGGACAAGAGAGGTTGCTACCAGTTGGCGATCAATCACATCAGGTGGAACAGCGCGTTCGCGATCGCCCCTGCTGTGATCTCGTGCCTGGGTATCGTGGCAACTATGGCGGTCGCGTGCCTCCTGTTCCACCACAGGGACACACCTGTGGTGAGGGCGTCCGGCCGCGAGCTGACCATCATCCTGCTGGCGGGGGTACTCGTCTGCTATTTGAACACGTTCCTCCTCTTGGCCACGCCCACCACCGTCACCTGCATACTGCAAAGGTTCGGTGTTGGTGTGAGCTTCAGCGCCGTGTACGGGGCGCTGCTGACCAAGACGAACAGGATCGCGAGGATTTTCGACTCGGCGTCGAGAACCGCGGTCAGACCTAGGTACATCAGTCCCGCGTCCCAAGTGTGCATCGCGGCAGCTCTCATCGCATTACAG atcGTGCTGACGCTGGTGTGGATGATCATCGAGCCGCCGGGCACGAGATTCTTCTATCCGGATCGTAAGCAAGTGATTCTCAAATGCAACATTCAGGATATGAGCTTCCTTTTCTCCCAGTTGTACAACGCGTTGCTGATCCTGATCTCGACCGTGTACGCGGTGAAGACGCGGAAAATACCGGAGAACTTCAACGAGAGCAAGTTCATCGGCTTCACCATGTACACAACCTGCATCATATGGCTGGCGTTCGTCCCGATATACTTTGGTACCGGGAACGCGCACGAGACACAGATCACCACTCTCTGCGTTGCCATCAGCCTGAGCGCGACCGTCACACTCGTTTGCCTTTATTCCCCCAAGATATACATCATCCTCTTCCAACCGGACAAAAATATCCGGAGGAAGGTCACCATGGGAGACAAATCGAAAAAACAGGGAAGCAGCGCCGGCACCTCTTCCATCACCAAAT atACGGGATGCGAGCTGACCAGCGAGAGCATGCCGCTTCAAAGCGCGCTCACGGCAGCGGTGCAAACGTCGGTAGGAGTGACGGAGATCTCCTTGGCATCGAACGCATCGAGCAAAACTAATAACGAGCAAGTGGCGCAGCTGTAG
- the mGlutR1 gene encoding metabotropic glutamate receptor 1 isoform X2, whose amino-acid sequence MRWINRDGEKWKGKMSQRPLARMLALLVSLHRLSIYSGGSDWRVAGRSESVVIPGDIVLGGLFPVHEKGGASCGPNVYNRGVQRLEAMLFAVDQINRDEDILPGITIGVHILDTCGRDTYALNQSLHFVRASLSNLDMSVLECADRSAPRVKKTASAGPIFGVIGGSYSSVSLQVANLLRLFHIPQISPASTAKALSDKTRFDYFARTVPPDTFQSIALVDVVKSANWSYVSTVYSEGSYGEYGIEVFTREATERNVCIAAAVKVPSAADDRMFDDIIQRLSKKANARAVVLFTRAEDARGILEAARRSNLSQPFQWLASDGWGRQIKLVEGLEEEAEGAITVELQSENIPGFDDYMASLTPDTNRRNPWFSEYWEEVFDCLLKKERNGPTQTTLNATTLFCPPNLRLTSERGYEQESKVQFVVDAVYAFALALHNLQKDVCSKLKGLCPSMANYDRGVFYRNYLLNVSFIDAAGSEVKFDEHGDGLARYEILNFRKSEHNGTNGYQYQVVGKWFNSLDIRTEELIWARGTKDIPISACSLPCEPGMIKKQQGDTCCWVCDQCEEYEYVHDEYTCMDCGPGKWPHEDKRGCYQLAINHIRWNSAFAIAPAVISCLGIVATMAVACLLFHHRDTPVVRASGRELTIILLAGVLVCYLNTFLLLATPTTVTCILQRFGVGVSFSAVYGALLTKTNRIARIFDSASRTAVRPRYISPASQVCIAAALIALQKKK is encoded by the exons ATGAGATGGATAAATAGAGACGGGGAGAAGTGGAAAGGAAAGATGAGCCAGCGGCCCCTCGCCCGGATGTTGGCGCTGCTCGTGTCCCTTCACCGGCTCTCCATATATTCCGGGGGCAGCGATTGGAGGGTGGCTGGTAGGAGCGAGTCGGTGGTGATCCCGGGGGACATTGTGCTGGGCGGTTTGTTCCCCGTCCACGAGAAGGGGGGCGCCTCGTGCGGGCCGAACGTGTACAACCGGGGGGTGCAGCGGCTCGAGGCTATGCTGTTCGCCGTCGACCAGATAAACAGGGACGAGGATATATTACCCGGGATCACTATAGGGGTGCACATTTTGGACACGTGCGGACGGGACACGTACGCCCTTAACCAGAGCCTGCACTTCGTGAGGGCGTCGTTGTCGAACTTGGACATGAGCGTGCTCGAGTGCGCGGACAGATCGGCGCCAAGGGTCAAGAAGACGGCGAGCGCCGGACCGATATTCGGCGTGATAGGGGGCTCTTACAGTTCCGTGTCGTTGCAGGTTGCGAATCTGCTCAGACTGTTCCACATACCCCAGATCTCGCCCGCATCCACAGCCAAGGCGCTCAGCGACAAGACCAG GTTCGACTATTTCGCGAGGACGGTTCCACCGGACACGTTCCAATCGATCGCGTTGGTGGACGTGGTGAAGAGCGCCAACTGGTCCTACGTCTCGACCGTCTACTCGGAGGGCAGTTACGGTGAATACGGGATCGAGGTGTTCACGAGGGAGGCGACCGAGCGGAACGTGTGCATAGCGGCCGCTGTCAAAGTGCCGAGCGCGGCCGACGATCGCATGTTCGACGACATAATCCAAAGATTGAGCAAGAAGGCGAACGCACGGGCCGTGGTGCTGTTCACGCGTGCCGAGGACGCGAGGGGGATCCTCGAGGCTGCGAGGAGGTCGAACCTGAGCCAGCCGTTCCAATGGTTGGCCAGCGACGGTTGGGGCAGGCAGATCAAGCTGGTCGAGGGCCTCGAGGAGGAGGCCGAGGGCGCCATCACGGTCGAGCTCCAATCCGAGAATATTCCCGGCTTCGACGACTACATGGCCTCCCTGACCCCCGACACCAATCGTCGAAACCCGTGGTTCAGCGAGTATTGGGAGGAGGTGTTCGACTGCCTCCTCAAAAAGGAACGGAACGGGCCAACCCAAACCACCCTGAACGCCACAACGCTCTTCTGCCCCCCCAACCTCAGATTAACCTCCGAAAGGGGTTACGAGCAAGAGTCCAAAGTCCAATTCGTGGTGGACGCGGTGTACGCGTTCGCGTTGGCCCTCCACAACCTCCAGAAGGACGTGTGTTCCAAACTCAAGGGTCTCTGCCCCTCCATGGCCAACTACGACCGTGGCGTCTTCTACAGGAATTACCTCCTCAACGTCTCCTTCATAG ACGCGGCGGGAAGCGAGGTGAAGTTCGACGAGCACGGAGACGGATTGGCGCGATACGAGATTCTCAACTTTCGAAAATCGGAACACAACGGCACCAACGGTTATCAGTATCAG GTGGTGGGGAAATGGTTCAACTCGCTGGACATCCGCACCGAGGAGCTGATCTGGGCACGAGGTACCAAGGATATACCGATCTCCGCGTGCTCCCTACCTTGCGAGCCAGGTATGATAAAGAAGCAACAGGGTGACACTTGTTGCTGGGTGTGCGACCAGTGCGAGGAGTACGAGTACGTGCACGACGAGTACACCTGCATGGACTGCGGGCCTGGAAAATGGCCGCACGAGGACAAGAGAGGTTGCTACCAGTTGGCGATCAATCACATCAGGTGGAACAGCGCGTTCGCGATCGCCCCTGCTGTGATCTCGTGCCTGGGTATCGTGGCAACTATGGCGGTCGCGTGCCTCCTGTTCCACCACAGGGACACACCTGTGGTGAGGGCGTCCGGCCGCGAGCTGACCATCATCCTGCTGGCGGGGGTACTCGTCTGCTATTTGAACACGTTCCTCCTCTTGGCCACGCCCACCACCGTCACCTGCATACTGCAAAGGTTCGGTGTTGGTGTGAGCTTCAGCGCCGTGTACGGGGCGCTGCTGACCAAGACGAACAGGATCGCGAGGATTTTCGACTCGGCGTCGAGAACCGCGGTCAGACCTAGGTACATCAGTCCCGCGTCCCAAGTGTGCATCGCGGCAGCTCTCATCGCATTACAG aaaaaaaaataa